CTTGCGTATCAGGATGACGGCCACTACAGCGAGGCAGATCGACACGAGGAGGATGAAACTGAAGGCGAGTGTGTCCTGCGCGTGGTTGTACGCCGGATTGAAAGGGACGTCCGTTGTATTCGTGACGGTGGCGGGTGTCACGGAAGAGTTGGCAGCCGCTGCAGGAGGTCTTGCACTCGTCTCTCGGATACCTGTCGGTACACGGCCGAGCAGTGTGGGTGGCGTGGCGGAGACGCCTGTGGCGCTGGGGTCGATGTAGCAATAGCGCAGCACGTGCAGCAGCTGCGAGTCCCTGAGGTCGGGCGGCGAGGCGCACACCATGGGGTCCTCCATGTCCTCCAGGAAGTTGCGGCGGGCGACGAGCGCGGCCAGGTCCCCGGTGGCGTCGCACGCGCAGTGCCAGGGGTTTCCCTCGAGGCGCAGCTCCCGCAGCGCCGGCAGCCGGTCCAGGGCGGCCGCATCTGCGCGCCGCAGCATGTTGTCGCTGAGGTCCAGCTCCTCCAGCGCTGCGGGCCACGCGGCAGGCAGGCTATCCAGCTGGTTCTTGTGCAGCCGCAGCAGCCGCAGCGAGCGCGGGAACGCGTCCGCCGGCACCGACGTCAGCTGGTTGCCGCTCAGGTCCAGTTCCAGCAGCTTCGGCAGCCCGCTGCAACAATATCACAATACTATGACATAGGGCGTTAACGTCACACTGTCTTCTTATTGTCTGCACTTCACTTCCATAAGTAAGGGCTGGTACTGCTATTGTTGTAGAGAACTTCAGCTGCATTTCTTTGCTGCCTGTATTCTGCAAAAATCTTACGATGGTTTCACACTTGGAAGTATATTTAATTTTTGGGTAACGTCATGGTTATATTCATACGTGATGTCGCACGCTAGATATTTAAGACCTTTCACTTGCTCCAAGATATTATTAGTCAGGACTATTGTAGATCTTACTGTTGTCTACACTGAAATTCATCTACCGGCAATGTTATGTGGTTATTTGTGGCTATCTGCTCCAGCTTATACACAACCGTCTGAAAGTCGTCTACAATCTTTGAAAGCAGAGTTAGGTCATCCgcatataaaattacatttagaAAATAGAATACAGGGTCAAGAAATATGAGTTATTAGAAGACTGGAAGGATATGCAAGGGGTGATCGGAAAGGAAATGAAGATATAAGGAAAGATTTAGGAAAATATAACGTAAacgacaaaataaaagaaaataggagACAATGGAAGGAATATGGGTGTAAAACTTTTCCATATAAAGATTCTAAATAATAGAGGCCCTGgaagaagaaatgtatgaagacCATGCGAGAGATGATTAGTGTAACAGGTAAAGTGCCTAATACACGAagtgaagaagaagacgaagaacaaGATCAGCATCACAATTATATGGAGCATCAAACGATGATTTCTTGGTAGAGACGACACAAcatgtgaatctctcgcccagcggagACTACCAAGCAATTGCAAAAATGCAGGGGTGATCCCGTGTGCAGAATGTAAACGATaacataattgcgtaggcttccgcggccagagtcagtcgacataaaagttttctggctaTGGTATCGCGTCATAAACTCCTGCTGCTTGGGAAAAACGATAACAGTCTACAGCGTATCACGGTGGTGTAGGGAAAGTtttgacacaaaatttttgtattgggCATTTGCGGTCGATCAGTCCTGGGAGAAGCTCCGAATGAATAAAATATTCTCTGGTTTCCAGTCCTGTCAAGTGGTTAACATTCCACGAGCTTTCAAGGATGGGTAGGCTCATATGTATGCTAGCTGccgactgtgacgtcactggtgctcacggTACCGCCATGTATGGGCACACGTTCCCTCGGCCTTTTATGTGCCACCTCGCAGTCGCTGGATTCCACGACGCAGTGAACTGCCGGCCGCCGTCTGTTTAAGGGTATTATCGGTGATTTTCATTTCGATGGCTTCTTTAATTACGCCGTCGGAGAAGCCGTTAGTGTGAGCCAGGACGAGGTTTCGTTAAATTTGATCTGGTGACCGTTTCCTAAAGCATTCTCAGCTAAAGTGAATTTCTCGAAGCAGCGTAAACAAAATCCGTCATAGTCCTTCCTGCGTTTATTCTATTCGTCCCACGTACGACTGACCACAGTCGCAAGGTATCTTGTCGATTCCCAGCTATTCACGCTGATTACGTGCCACATGAGCTGAGCCCCCTAATCACTGTGTACAGGGGCAACGGCTACAGCGTGTACCTTATGAATGAAATGATCTCAAGCGAGACTCACACTACGACCACTTTCGAGGAGTACGGAAAGAAAGTAACCGTTCCTTCGCCCCTTGTAGGGCAAGATAAGTCGCCTGCTGGAAAGACACACGATAAAATCGATATTCGTGGTTCACTCTAAGGGCGTCTCGGATTCTGTAATTAAAGAAGCCGTCGAATGAAAATCACCGATAGCGCCCTTAATAGATTACGGCGGACTGCAGTTcatcgcggtgtgggatccaccgACCACGAGGTTGAAATGGACACATCGAACGCCGATTTAACATAAGCCAATACACGACGATACAGTGAGCACCGGTGACGCTACAGCCGGCAGTATATGTAAGGGCGTATCAGCGACCCACTGGTAATCATAAAACATCACAATGGTCaaagagtgcttggccgaaagtcgTGAATTTTAAGCATTTGACGCGGCCGGAAACCCGAGActaattgcgcggcctctcccaccggaggttcgagtcctccttcgggcatgggcgtgtgtgttgttattagcgtaagttagtttaagtagtgtgtaagtctagggaccaatgacctcagcagtttggtcccttaggaagccacacacatttgaaaaaacgCGAAGAAATCTACAAACAAAGGATCGTCTGAAGGACAGCCCCAGCCCATAGACAAATAAAAACAGCCTTCAgtgtaattaaaagcaaggacggtaacattaagaatCCAAGGAAATTTccgtgttaaatgcagaggagatagtggataggtggaaagagtgcattgaaggtcTTTGCGAAGGAAAGGCTTGTGTCATGACGTGGTAGAAGATGAAACTGGAGTCGACAGGGATGACATGAGCTATCCTGCATTAGAATCTTAATTTAAAAGAGTATTGGAAGACTTAGTATCAACTAATGcagcagggatagataacattccatcagaatttctaaaatcactgggggaagtggcaacaaaatgacaatTCACGTTGGAGCGTAGAATGTGTCAGTCTGGCAATACAGAAACAGAAttccggaaaaacgtcatccaaacAGTTATGAAGACAGCAAAAGCCGACAAGTACGAGacttaccgcactatcagtttaatagctcATACATGCAAGattatgacaagaataatatgcggaagaatggaaaaaaatagatGTGATACTGCTAGTCGGcgttcagttttgctttaggagtgATAAAGGCACCAAAAAGGCACTTACGACGTTgccgttgatagtggaagcaagactgaagaaaaatcaagacttgtTCATAGAATTTGTTGTCCTACAAAAATGGTTCGGAGATGTTAATTGgttttcgaaattctgacaaaattaggttcaaatggctctgagcactatgggacttaacatcttaggtcaccagtcccctagaactaagaactacttaaacctaactaacctaaggacatcacgcaacacccagccatcacgaggcagagaaaatccctgaccccgccgggaatcgaacccgggaacccgggcgtgggaagcgagaacgctaccgcacgaccacgagatgcgggcacaaaatTAGGGATACGATATAGGGACAgatgggtagtatacaatatgtacaaaaagcaAGAGGAGGCAAAGGAGAGGATGCAAGAACCATGAGTGTGTCAGACACAGATGCAGTCATTCAGCCCTACTTTccattctgtacatcgaagaagcaatgacggaaaaaaaggaacgtccaggagtgggattaaaattcagagtgaaaagatatcagtgataagattcgctgatgacatttctatcctcagtgaaacataagaagaattacaggatgtgttgaatggaatgaagagtctaatgagtactgaatatggattgagactaaatcgaaggaatacgaagcagcagaaacgagaacaatTAGAAATTCAACATCGTATTtgatcacgatgtagatgaagttaagaaattcagttacctaggcagcaaaccaACCCATGACGGGCGGaggaagaaggacataaaaagcaaactagcatcgGCAAAAACGGCATTATCGTccgagagaagtttactaatatcaaacgtaggtgttaatttgaggaagaaatttttcggAATGTACGTCTCTAGCGCAGTCTTGTATGGTAGCAACACAtatactgtgggaaaactggaagagacGAGAATGGAaggctttgagatgtggtgctacagagtagCGTTGAAGAATCGGTTGGCTGACAAGGTAAGAAAAGACGAGGTttcctccgcagaattggcgaggaaaggaacatacggaaaccactgacaagaagaaggtataggatgatagaacatttgttaagacatcagggaataacttccgtggtgctagagggtgctgtagagggtaaaaactgtagaggaagaatacATTCGGCACATAACTGAGAACGTAGGCTGCAATTACTGCTCTGAGATGATAAGGATCTCACAGAGCGCTTCAAACCGGTCAGAAGGCTTATGCCtctttggtgtaatgaatggtagtTTGCTGTAAATGTGAAAACACGTATGAGCGCGAATAGAAAAGACGATCCCTATAATGTTCAAATACATTATTAGCGGCTTGCTGCTTGACACAGtatttcgattaaatatctaggcgtaacgctacAAAGCGAAATGAAATGTGTGATGTGTACATGTCATCATGGCTCTTAGAGAATTATTATATCGATATGCTTATATCTGAGAGTAAGCCAACTTGATCAACGACCTttggttgtgttgttacaccgtCTCTGACTGAAGGCGCCAAAAGAAAGATTATAAGAGAGATTATTACTGATCTCTGTTGTTCCATTGTGGACGGCGAACAGCGGATGGTCAAATatctaacaaagaaattcgccaaagagCCGTGCaaattgttcaaatctgtgtgaaatcttatgggacttaactgttaaggtcatcagtccctaagcttacacactgttacacctaaattagcctaaggacaaacacacacacccatggccgagggaggactcgaacctccgccgggaccagccgcacagtccatgactgcagtgccttagacagcTCAGCCGTGCAAATTAAGAAGTTCTTTTTAGTTCTTGCAAGTGTAGTCCAGTCTTCGAATGAAGAACTTGAGGATTAACGATATCTAGAAACATATGACCCCGGTTATTTTTTAGAAGCCTGCAAGTAAcgaactgccgaaactggtagcgaaaataagcCAACACAACTTCT
This Schistocerca nitens isolate TAMUIC-IGC-003100 chromosome 1, iqSchNite1.1, whole genome shotgun sequence DNA region includes the following protein-coding sequences:
- the LOC126237247 gene encoding leucine-rich repeat-containing protein 15-like, which produces MLMLDMSFKLLLVSLATMRDVASAEGGVGPACACEPQGHLATCSFMDLTRVPACLPGEAVTQLYLDHNSIQELTADQLRPFSLLRFLSAEGNLITDLPQDLFRYTPRLREIYLSENRIKSVSPTTFLPVANLQKLVLSENHLSSLPPEVFSGLPKLLELDLSGNQLTSVPADAFPRSLRLLRLHKNQLDSLPAAWPAALEELDLSDNMLRRADAAALDRLPALRELRLEGNPWHCACDATGDLAALVARRNFLEDMEDPMVCASPPDLRDSQLLHVLRYCYIDPSATGVSATPPTLLGRVPTGIRETSARPPAAAANSSVTPATVTNTTDVPFNPAYNHAQDTLAFSFILLVSICLAVVAVILIRKIYVLCREKRFCVRHDAEKLTSEDEESVV